Proteins from a genomic interval of Oreochromis aureus strain Israel breed Guangdong linkage group 6, ZZ_aureus, whole genome shotgun sequence:
- the LOC116328094 gene encoding C-type lectin domain family 4 member F-like produces MLNMKGHEDESGMVLDIRNLSSPARSAALNRFTDESVEVATSVPGRKLHKWVAGSFCLLCILQAALNVSLRLALRTEVTCKNLTNEEDSLTKINCALQQDSMKKELEEQKRQLDYMASQVNVLTNEREELKRKLEDFAHYAQQGWLYFNGSFYYISSIAKSWQDSRDNCSQRGAVLAIISSREEQEFIRQQQKVMWIGLTDRETEGVWKWVDETPLTASFWYSGEPNNFKGRNEDCVVINHYYSNENNWNDAVCENEYSWLCEKHM; encoded by the exons ATGTTAAACATGAAGGGCCATGAAGATGAATCTGGTATGGTTCTGGATATTAGAAACCTCAGCTCTCCAGCCAGGAGTGCTGCCTTGAACCGGTTCACTGATGAAAGTGTTGAAGTTGCTACATCTGTGCCAG GAAGAAAGCTGCATAAATGGGTTGCTGGGAGCTTTTGTCTCTTATGTATCCTACAGGCTGCTCTCAATGTTTCCCTGCGTCTGGCTCTGC GTACTGAGGTCACCTGTAAAAATCTAACTAATGAAGAAGACAGTTTGACGAAGATAAACTGTG CTTTGCAGCAGGATTCTATGAAGAAGGAGCTAGAAGAGCAGAAGAGGCAACTCGATTATATGG CTTCGCAGGTGAATGTCCTGACAAACGAGAGAGAGGAGTTGAAGAGGAAGCTAGAGGACTTTG CTCACTATGCGCAACAAGGTTGGCTGTATTTCAACGGCAGTTTCTATTATATTTCTTCAATCGCGAAAAGCTGGCAAGACAGTAGAGATAACTGTTCGCAAAGAGGCGCAGTCTTGGCGATCATCAGCAGCAGAGAAGAACAG GAATTCATAAGGCAGCAGCAGAAGGTAATGTGGATTGGACTGactgacagagagacagaaggagTTTGGAAATGGGTGGATGAGACTCCATTAACAGCAAG CTTCTGGTACTCTGGGGAACCCAACAATTTTAAAGGCAGAAATGAAGATTGTGTAGTAATAAATCATTACTATTCTAATGAAAACAACTGGAATGATGCTGTGTGTGAAAACGAATACTCTTGGCTCTGTGAAAAACATATGTGA